A portion of the Elusimicrobiales bacterium genome contains these proteins:
- a CDS encoding ABC transporter permease encodes MKSLVIALKTGLAEIMLHKTRSVLSFLAIAVGAVVFIEAFSAICYTRERLRQQEKISGLARMRVTENNARAFSNADEYIPPPRMSYEDVQKLRAAAPSFYMISPECRDWHTALEYGGRRMAVGSLGVTPDWIKRDFIYTLRGRFINQRDMDDNMRVCVLINKAVEPPSSDSSKAARKRWDYAAAFDTIVSHNDMLGRQVKLEAITFTVVGVLDELPYSRRPYTMLNMRESDTKVLAPITTLTRYGIIRDRVETLNIDAGGERAYGESLRLVRNFLKIRYGDESYFIIDPQMEEIKKRAASDFQDALVKISLGMLAFIAGGIGIMNVTLATVFARVKEIGIRRAIGASRRDIMLQFMVEAMLLGLIGGVLGSALGWLWNGPVKTMMGMDGHMLPWIPLVSVLAAALTSFAFAIYPAWVAANLKPADALRAE; translated from the coding sequence GTGAAATCGCTTGTTATAGCATTGAAAACCGGCCTGGCGGAAATAATGCTGCACAAGACCCGCTCGGTGCTGAGCTTTCTGGCCATCGCGGTGGGGGCGGTGGTTTTCATAGAGGCGTTTTCCGCCATTTGCTACACGCGGGAGCGGCTGCGCCAGCAGGAGAAAATATCCGGCCTGGCGCGCATGCGGGTTACGGAAAACAACGCGCGCGCCTTCTCCAACGCCGATGAATATATCCCGCCGCCCAGAATGTCCTATGAGGACGTTCAGAAGCTGCGCGCCGCCGCGCCGTCTTTTTACATGATTTCGCCGGAATGCAGGGACTGGCACACCGCGCTGGAATACGGCGGCAGGCGGATGGCCGTGGGCTCGCTGGGGGTTACGCCGGATTGGATAAAGCGGGATTTTATCTACACCCTGCGGGGCCGCTTCATCAACCAGCGGGACATGGACGACAATATGCGCGTCTGCGTCCTGATAAACAAGGCGGTGGAGCCGCCGTCCAGCGATTCCAGCAAGGCGGCGCGGAAGCGCTGGGATTATGCCGCCGCGTTTGACACCATTGTCTCCCATAACGACATGCTGGGCAGGCAGGTAAAGCTGGAGGCAATAACCTTCACCGTCGTAGGCGTGCTGGACGAGCTGCCCTATTCCAGGCGCCCCTACACGATGCTGAACATGCGCGAATCCGACACCAAAGTCCTGGCGCCGATAACCACGCTTACCCGCTACGGCATTATCAGAGACAGGGTGGAAACCCTGAACATAGACGCCGGCGGCGAGCGGGCTTATGGCGAATCCCTGCGGCTTGTGAGGAACTTTCTTAAAATCCGCTACGGCGACGAAAGCTATTTCATCATAGACCCGCAGATGGAGGAGATAAAAAAACGCGCCGCCTCCGATTTTCAGGACGCATTGGTTAAAATATCGCTGGGGATGCTGGCTTTCATCGCCGGCGGCATAGGCATAATGAATGTTACCCTGGCGACGGTGTTTGCGCGCGTCAAGGAAATAGGAATACGCCGCGCCATAGGCGCCAGCCGCCGGGACATAATGCTTCAGTTCATGGTGGAGGCCATGCTGCTGGGGCTGATAGGCGGCGTGCTTGGCTCCGCCCTGGGGTGGCTGTGGAACGGGCCTGTGAAGACGATGATGGGAATGGACGGGCATATGCTGCCCTGGATACCGCTGGTGTCGGTGCTGGCGGCGGCGCTGACCTCTTTCGCCTTCGCCATTTATCCGGCCTGGGTGGCCGCCAACCTCAAACCGGCTGACGCTTTAAGGGCGGAATAG
- a CDS encoding efflux RND transporter periplasmic adaptor subunit, with translation MKKAIVWAAVIALCGAGGYFGYLRYKKMSVRQDINDFIRTVSRGDLKLDMQEAGELVSRDSVDVFPPNKGFIIEVAKKEGEYVEKGDKIMMFKGGERMDSDQYVPVPILAPRAGLLTRCVGRYGDSSDETRAGKRINAASDCVSRVVDMNTLAVNLKISEIDIYKLKPAMPVDITFSSLPGRKFSGRVDLVAPMAEAKNSYGWGGGGASKVFRVVISIDKPVKEMRVGMSAVVTANIQAKKDALKAPIETLFQEGLNCYVHRQKEGYEAEKIQVFPGLRSETEAEIAGPLKPGDRLFTAAPETLR, from the coding sequence ATGAAAAAAGCCATTGTGTGGGCGGCGGTTATCGCGCTGTGCGGCGCGGGCGGGTATTTCGGGTATCTGCGCTACAAAAAAATGTCCGTCCGGCAGGACATAAACGATTTTATCAGAACCGTCTCCAGAGGCGATCTCAAACTGGATATGCAGGAAGCCGGCGAGCTTGTCTCGCGCGATTCAGTGGATGTTTTCCCGCCCAACAAAGGGTTTATCATAGAAGTCGCCAAAAAAGAGGGCGAGTATGTGGAGAAGGGCGACAAAATAATGATGTTCAAGGGCGGCGAGCGCATGGATTCGGATCAGTACGTGCCGGTGCCGATACTTGCGCCGCGCGCGGGGCTGCTTACCCGCTGCGTCGGCAGATACGGCGACAGCAGCGACGAAACCCGCGCCGGCAAGCGCATAAACGCCGCGTCGGACTGCGTCAGCCGCGTGGTGGACATGAACACGCTGGCGGTAAATCTTAAAATCAGCGAGATAGACATTTACAAGCTCAAGCCCGCTATGCCGGTGGACATCACTTTCAGCTCCCTGCCGGGCCGCAAATTTTCCGGCAGGGTGGACCTGGTGGCCCCGATGGCCGAAGCAAAAAACAGCTACGGCTGGGGCGGGGGAGGCGCGTCAAAAGTGTTCCGCGTGGTAATCAGCATAGACAAGCCTGTAAAGGAAATGCGCGTGGGCATGAGCGCGGTGGTTACCGCCAATATACAGGCTAAAAAAGACGCGCTCAAGGCTCCCATAGAGACGCTTTTCCAGGAAGGCCTCAATTGCTATGTTCACCGGCAGAAAGAGGGCTATGAGGCGGAGAAAATACAGGTTTTCCCGGGGCTGCGCTCCGAAACCGAGGCGGAGATAGCCGGCCCGCTCAAGCCCGGAGACAGGCTGTTTACCGCCGCGCCGGAGACGCTAAGGTGA
- a CDS encoding TolC family protein, translating into MRRLFWLALLVFAVPSRAAEPYSAKTYIDAVFARSPAVRSAEETFAGAENAYRAAVLDAAAPSLSLDFSNSLYDNQNTAFRFNKTDVVSGLGAAWNLYDSANGPLVKLKRAKLDYDAARLALWTAKQNAALDALNRFYALYAAQKRIGIAEKNLSSRERQHRDTTEQYQTGTKSRNEQTQSESDKLQSELALEQAKSAARKSLLSFNELIDAQPDFAQAVSASSESARTALPLPASDLKKALDGNFGLLGQKNSLDKTRLETQSGIRSQYPRLSLDASYNKSALGVLGTPGGSWDGNPNYGMTLSLNFPFGFMGAQNYFSIGSQRAALKSAELDVENSIRALKTKVFSSQEDIALKVKSLKLLEFQVKVQQETTDNYLSEYSQGNAGFLDLDNAQTKLLDISNNQITAVNDLAVALAGCRALLGEKVWEQP; encoded by the coding sequence ATGCGGCGATTGTTCTGGCTGGCGCTTCTTGTTTTCGCCGTTCCGTCCCGCGCGGCGGAGCCGTATTCGGCGAAAACCTATATAGACGCTGTGTTCGCGCGTTCCCCGGCGGTGCGTTCCGCCGAGGAGACGTTTGCCGGCGCGGAGAATGCCTACCGCGCGGCGGTGCTGGACGCGGCGGCGCCGTCGCTGTCGCTTGATTTCTCCAATTCGCTCTACGACAACCAGAACACCGCCTTCCGCTTCAATAAAACCGACGTGGTTTCCGGTCTCGGCGCGGCGTGGAACCTCTACGATTCGGCCAACGGGCCGCTGGTGAAGCTGAAAAGGGCGAAGCTGGATTATGACGCCGCGCGGCTTGCGTTGTGGACGGCAAAACAGAATGCCGCGCTGGACGCGCTGAACCGGTTCTACGCGCTTTACGCCGCGCAAAAGCGCATAGGAATTGCCGAAAAAAACCTCTCCTCGCGCGAGCGGCAGCACAGGGACACCACCGAGCAGTACCAGACCGGCACCAAAAGCCGCAACGAGCAGACGCAAAGCGAAAGCGACAAGCTGCAAAGCGAGCTTGCGCTTGAGCAGGCCAAATCCGCCGCGCGCAAATCGCTGCTGTCCTTCAACGAGCTGATTGACGCCCAACCGGATTTCGCGCAGGCAGTGTCGGCCAGTTCCGAAAGCGCCAGGACAGCATTGCCCCTGCCCGCAAGCGATCTGAAAAAAGCGCTGGATGGCAATTTCGGCCTGCTTGGGCAGAAAAACTCGCTTGATAAAACAAGGCTGGAAACGCAGTCCGGCATACGCTCCCAGTATCCGCGGCTGAGCCTTGACGCTTCCTATAACAAATCCGCGCTGGGGGTGCTGGGCACGCCCGGCGGCTCCTGGGACGGAAACCCGAATTACGGGATGACGCTGTCGCTGAATTTTCCATTCGGGTTTATGGGCGCGCAGAATTATTTCAGCATCGGCTCGCAGCGCGCCGCGCTTAAATCCGCGGAACTGGATGTGGAAAATTCCATACGCGCGCTGAAAACCAAAGTGTTTTCCTCGCAGGAGGATATCGCTTTGAAGGTCAAATCGCTCAAACTGCTGGAATTCCAGGTGAAGGTGCAGCAGGAGACGACGGATAACTATCTGTCCGAGTATTCCCAGGGCAATGCCGGTTTCCTGGATCTGGACAACGCGCAGACCAAGCTTCTGGACATAAGCAACAACCAGATTACCGCGGTAAACGACCTGGCTGTCGCGCTGGCCGGTTGCCGCGCCCTGCTGGGCGAAAAAGTATGGGAGCAGCCATGA
- a CDS encoding ABC transporter ATP-binding protein — protein MIHCSRLAKIYEGGKTGWPALRGVSFDIAAGEFVAVTGPSGCGKSTLLNILGLLDEPTGGEYLLEGRPAAAMPDEERSAARRDKIGFVFQAFHLLNRLSALENVCLPLMYAGMPGREMKLRAHELLREVGLKGKERKSPLELSGGERQRVAIARALANSPRLLLADEPTGNLDSRSSCEVMELLKGLNRGGITIVMVTHDRELSGMAARNIKLRDGVMEQ, from the coding sequence GTGATTCATTGCAGCCGTCTCGCCAAAATTTACGAGGGCGGCAAAACCGGCTGGCCCGCGCTGCGCGGAGTCTCTTTTGACATCGCGGCGGGGGAATTCGTCGCCGTAACCGGGCCTTCGGGCTGCGGCAAGTCCACATTGCTTAATATTCTGGGCCTGCTGGACGAGCCTACCGGGGGGGAATATCTGCTGGAGGGCAGGCCAGCAGCCGCAATGCCGGACGAGGAACGCTCCGCCGCGCGGCGCGACAAAATCGGTTTCGTGTTCCAGGCCTTCCATCTGTTGAACCGGCTGTCCGCGCTGGAAAATGTGTGCCTGCCGCTGATGTATGCCGGCATGCCCGGCAGGGAAATGAAGCTCCGCGCGCACGAATTGCTGCGCGAGGTGGGGCTTAAAGGCAAGGAAAGGAAGAGCCCGCTGGAGCTTTCCGGCGGGGAGCGCCAGCGCGTGGCTATAGCCCGCGCCCTGGCCAATTCGCCGCGCCTGCTGCTGGCCGACGAGCCGACCGGAAATCTGGATTCGCGCTCCAGTTGCGAGGTTATGGAGCTGCTCAAAGGCCTCAACCGGGGCGGGATAACGATAGTGATGGTAACGCATGACAGGGAACTCTCCGGCATGGCCGCGCGCAATATCAAACTGAGGGACGGAGTCATGGAACAGTGA